In a single window of the Chionomys nivalis chromosome 11, mChiNiv1.1, whole genome shotgun sequence genome:
- the Slc46a2 gene encoding thymic stromal cotransporter homolog — protein MGPGVTCPWGSRLSGFQVRTWIEPVVASTQVAGSLYDAGLLLVVKESFSSEAGGSSNRNASQSIRGHQEDQQQKAISNFYIIYNLVMGLTPLLSAYGLGWLSDRYHRKISICTATMGFLLCRTGLLLKVMLDWPVEVLYGAVALSGLCGGFSAYWSGVMALGSLGCTEGHRSLRLILIDLVLGLAGFCGSMASGHLFKQIVGHSAQGLLLTSCSVGCAAFALFYSLFVLKVPESVSKSNKVYPTVDIVSGMVGTYRTMDPDELGKQDVSRNPLTPGKKKTSRTIIALLFVGAIVYDLAVVGTVDVMALFVLKEPLSWNQVQLGYGMASGYIIFITSFLGVLVFSRYFPDTTMIIIGMVSFGSGALLLAFVKETYMFYIARAIMMFALIPITTIRSAMSKLIKDSSYGKVFVILQLCLALTGVVTSTLYNKIYQLTLDKFTGTCFVLSSFLSFLAIVPIGIVAYKQVPRAQGEGAEK, from the exons ATGGGTCCCGGGGTCACCTGTCCGTGGGGAAGCCGGCTCTCTGGCTTCCAGGTGAGGACTTGGATAGAGCCTGTGGTGGCCTCAACCCAGGTGGCCGGCTCCCTCTACGACGCAGGATTACTCTTGGTAGTGAAGGAGTCCTTTTCATCTGAGGCTGGAGGCTCTTCCAACCGCAATGCCAGCCAGTCGATCAGGGGGCATCAGGAGGACCAACAGCAGAAGGCCATCTCCAATTTCTACATCATTTACAACCTCGTGATGGGCCTGACACCGCTGCTGTCCGCCTATGGGTTGGGCTGGCTCAGTGACCGCTACCATCGCAAGATCTCTATCTGCACGGCAACAATGGGTTTCCTGCTGTGCCGCACGGGACTCCTCCTCAAAGTGATGCTGGACTGGCCGGTGGAGGTGTTGTACGGAGCAGTGGCGCTCAGTGGGCTCTGCGGGGGCTTCTCCGCTTATTGGTCCGGGGTCATGGCACTGGGATCCCTAGGCTGCACTGAAGGCCACCGCTCCTTGCGCCTCATCCTCATTGATTTAGTCCTGGGCTTGGCTGGGTTCTGTGGGAGCATGGCCTCGGGGCATCTCTTCAAACAAATAGTTGGGCACTCTGCTCAGGGCCTCCTGTTAACCTCCTGTAGCGTGGGTTGTGCAGCTTTTGCCCTTTTCTACAGCCTTTTTGTGCTGAAGGTCCCTGAGTCTGTGTCCAAGTCCAACAAGGTATATCCCACTGTAGATATTGTGTCTGGCATGGTGGGCACCTATCGAACCATGGATCCAGATGAACTGGGCAAGCAGGATGTATCCAGGAACCCTTTGACTCCTGGGAAAAAGAAGACCTCCCGGACCATCATCGCCCTGCTATTTGTGGGTGCCATCGTCTATGACCTGGCCGTTGTGGGCACAGTGGATGTCATGGCCCTTTTTGTGCTAAAGGAACCTCTCAGTTGGAACCAAGTGCAGCTGGGCTATGGGATGGCTTCTGGGTACATAATCTTCATCACCAGCTTCTTGGGTGTTCTTGTCTTCTCCCGCTACTTCCCGGACACCACGATGATCATAATTGGGATGGTCTCCTTCGGGTCTGGAGCCCTTCTCTTAGCCTTTGTGAAGGAGACATACATGTTCTACATTG CTCGAGCCATCATGATGTTTGCACTTATCCCCATCACGACCATCCGATCAGCCATGTCCAAACTCATAAAGGATTCTTCCTATG GAAAGGTGTTTGTTATATTGCAGCTGTGCCTAGCTCTGACTGGCGTGGTGACATCCACCCTATATAACAAGATCTATCAGCTCACTCTGGACAAGTTCACGGGCACCTGCTTTGTCctatcttcctttctctctttcttggcaATTGTCCCAATTGG CATCGTGGCCTACAAACAAGTCCCAAGGGCACAAGGAGAGGGCGCGGAGAAATGA